From Borrelia sp. RT5S, the proteins below share one genomic window:
- a CDS encoding glucosaminidase domain-containing protein — protein sequence MSKKSILLVISKILVLLTVTGYCEDDIIEISTEIEEERYIPFLLSKGISQVEDLVEYTLKMNPYLESEYVKLIAQTYIDEALIEGINCDIAYAQMLLETGILRFNGIVSKEQHNFSGIGATDNFTKGNSFSNIKEGIRAHIQHLKAYASRQNINSNMVDPRFYLVKRGSAPTIYDLTGKWAQDKFYDKKLKKILIKLLEFNSAKS from the coding sequence ATGTCAAAAAAATCTATACTCTTAGTAATATCAAAAATATTAGTATTGCTAACCGTGACGGGTTATTGTGAAGACGACATAATTGAAATAAGCACTGAAATAGAAGAAGAAAGGTATATCCCTTTTCTTCTGAGCAAAGGGATAAGTCAGGTGGAGGATCTTGTAGAATATACGCTGAAAATGAACCCCTATCTTGAATCAGAATATGTCAAGTTGATTGCACAGACCTACATAGATGAGGCATTAATTGAGGGGATAAATTGTGACATTGCTTACGCACAGATGTTACTTGAGACAGGAATTTTGAGATTTAATGGCATTGTTTCTAAAGAACAGCATAATTTCTCAGGCATAGGAGCCACTGACAATTTTACAAAGGGCAATTCCTTTTCCAACATTAAAGAAGGCATCAGAGCACATATTCAACACTTAAAAGCTTATGCTTCAAGACAAAACATAAATTCCAATATGGTCGATCCTAGATTCTACCTTGTAAAAAGAGGTTCTGCTCCAACTATATATGATCTTACGGGCAAATGGGCACAAGACAAATTCTATGACAAAAAATTAAAAAAAATATTGATTAAATTACTAGAATTTAACAGTGCAAAAAGCTAG
- a CDS encoding type III pantothenate kinase — protein MNNFVDRVQLIIDVGNTSISFALYMQNEMQVFCKLEMRHDLSFNEIYKFLKLKFDSKIDQVFVSSVVPIVDKVLISAVNSLYKVIPLFIRFDLNYDLSFDPYRGNRFLLGSDVFANLVGAIELYKLDNALVVDIGTACTVFAISREDGILGGIINGGPFTNFNALIKSAYLLKECALTTPKELLGTSTISSVNSGVIYQYKYLIEGVYYDLVKKYEREFNLIITGGNSHLVLPLLSINFVFNLYLTIGGIRILGNSFNG, from the coding sequence ATGAATAATTTTGTTGATAGGGTTCAATTGATAATTGATGTTGGAAATACAAGTATTTCTTTTGCATTGTATATGCAAAATGAAATGCAGGTATTTTGTAAGCTTGAGATGAGGCATGATTTAAGTTTTAATGAGATTTATAAATTTCTCAAATTGAAATTTGATAGTAAGATCGATCAAGTATTTGTAAGTAGTGTTGTACCAATTGTTGATAAAGTGCTCATAAGTGCTGTTAATTCTCTTTATAAGGTGATCCCTTTATTTATCAGATTTGATTTGAATTACGATTTAAGCTTTGATCCGTATAGGGGTAATCGATTTTTGTTAGGATCGGATGTTTTTGCAAATCTTGTTGGAGCCATTGAGCTTTATAAGCTTGATAATGCTTTAGTTGTGGATATTGGAACGGCTTGCACTGTCTTTGCTATTAGTAGGGAAGATGGGATACTAGGGGGTATTATCAACGGAGGGCCTTTCACAAATTTTAATGCATTAATTAAGAGTGCATATCTTTTAAAAGAGTGTGCACTGACAACGCCAAAAGAATTGCTAGGGACCTCAACAATTTCTAGTGTTAATAGTGGAGTTATCTATCAGTACAAATATTTAATAGAAGGTGTTTATTATGATCTTGTTAAAAAATATGAGAGAGAATTTAATTTGATAATTACGGGAGGCAATTCTCATTTAGTTTTACCTTTATTAAGCATAAATTTTGTTTTCAATCTGTATTTAACCATTGGAGGAATTAGGATTTTGGGAAATTCCTTTAATGGTTAA
- a CDS encoding TIGR02757 family protein, translated as MQKARDTTFDILESIYNQYNKREFVHPDPLEFLYNYTEKEDIELVGLIGSSLALGRVEKILEGINRVLKPLGTKPSEKLKHLTKDELNTIYKDFIYRFFKTEDIVRLIIAIKEIQNRYSTIENLFYNIYKENGNFISSLDKLITYMEKINGQPFGILIPKPSKGSACKRLFLFLRWMIRKDDVDLGVWDKFNPSNLIVPMDTHMTDISSKLFGLKHNKNVSLKKAIEVTQYFSRSNKNDPVKYDFSLTRFGINREFKKEDLFTNILKL; from the coding sequence GTGCAAAAAGCTAGAGATACTACATTTGATATCCTAGAGTCCATATATAACCAATATAATAAGAGAGAATTCGTTCATCCCGACCCTCTGGAATTTTTATATAACTACACAGAAAAAGAAGACATTGAACTTGTGGGCCTTATTGGTTCATCACTAGCACTTGGTAGAGTTGAAAAAATATTAGAAGGAATCAACAGAGTTTTAAAACCATTGGGAACAAAACCTTCAGAAAAACTCAAACATCTCACGAAAGATGAACTAAATACGATATATAAAGACTTTATTTACAGATTCTTTAAAACAGAAGACATAGTAAGACTGATAATAGCTATTAAGGAAATACAAAACAGATACTCAACAATTGAGAATCTTTTCTATAATATCTACAAAGAAAATGGAAACTTTATATCAAGCCTAGACAAACTAATAACTTATATGGAAAAAATTAATGGGCAACCCTTTGGCATACTCATTCCAAAACCCTCAAAGGGAAGTGCATGCAAAAGATTATTTTTATTTTTAAGATGGATGATAAGAAAAGATGATGTGGATTTAGGAGTCTGGGATAAGTTTAATCCTTCAAACTTAATAGTTCCAATGGACACTCATATGACAGATATATCTTCTAAACTGTTTGGTCTTAAACATAATAAAAATGTAAGTCTTAAGAAAGCAATAGAAGTTACGCAATATTTCTCAAGGAGTAATAAAAATGATCCTGTTAAATATGATTTTTCATTAACTCGATTTGGTATCAACAGAGAATTTAAAAAAGAAGACTTATTCACAAACATTCTAAAGCTTTAA
- a CDS encoding MBL fold metallo-hydrolase: protein MLGIFLGTGASSGVPMLNCDCRVCGSSSDKNKRLRSSFFLCVSGVNLLIDTGPDIRTQLLRENISRLDLVLYTHEHYDHVMGLDDIKFHTRQAPLNMYARGSTMQHIKNAFPHNFTSRMSISGKANIIPKLAVELEPIVFKGVEIMPIPLLHGDIISLGYRINDLAYLTDVKSIPDVSYKYLDGLGVLIIDALRIKPHPSHLNFDEAVSEVKKIKPKVAYFTHIAHDIMHEDFNYLNKDSIYLAYDGLRIHI, encoded by the coding sequence GTGTTGGGGATTTTTTTAGGGACGGGTGCGTCGAGTGGCGTTCCTATGTTAAACTGCGATTGCAGGGTATGTGGCTCAAGCTCTGATAAAAATAAAAGACTTAGAAGTTCATTTTTCCTTTGTGTATCTGGAGTTAACTTGCTAATTGACACAGGTCCTGATATTAGAACACAGCTTTTAAGGGAAAATATTTCTAGACTTGATTTGGTATTGTACACTCATGAGCACTATGATCATGTTATGGGGCTTGATGATATTAAATTTCATACAAGACAGGCTCCTTTGAATATGTACGCACGAGGGAGCACAATGCAGCATATTAAAAATGCTTTCCCCCACAATTTTACATCAAGGATGTCCATAAGTGGAAAGGCTAATATCATTCCCAAATTGGCAGTAGAGTTAGAACCTATTGTTTTTAAGGGAGTAGAAATAATGCCAATTCCTTTATTGCATGGGGACATAATTAGTTTAGGGTATAGGATAAACGATTTAGCGTATCTTACTGATGTTAAATCTATTCCTGATGTTTCTTATAAATATTTAGATGGCCTAGGTGTATTAATAATAGATGCTTTAAGAATAAAACCTCATCCTAGCCATTTAAATTTTGATGAGGCTGTTAGTGAGGTTAAAAAAATAAAGCCAAAAGTTGCTTATTTTACTCACATAGCACATGATATAATGCACGAAGACTTTAATTACTT